One Loxodonta africana isolate mLoxAfr1 chromosome 4, mLoxAfr1.hap2, whole genome shotgun sequence genomic region harbors:
- the GPR84 gene encoding G-protein coupled receptor 84 — protein MWNTSDANFSCYHESVLGYRYIAVSWGIVVAVTGTVGNVLTLLALAIQPKLRTRFNLLIANLTLADLLYCTLLQPFSVDTYLHLHWRTGATFCRVFGLLLFASNSVSILTLCLIALGRYLLIAHPKLFPRVFSAKGVVLALVGTWVVAVASFAPLWRIYILVPVVCTCSFDRIRGRPYTTILMGIYFVLGLSSVGIFYCLIHRQVKRAAQALDRYKLHQASVRSNHVAGVDEAMPGHFQELDSGLASGGPSEGISSEPVSAATTQTLEGGSSEVGDQGNSKVAKQMEEKSPPEAPVKARPTKGAPKAQDSSSEFGKVTRMCFAVFLCFALSYIPFLLLNILDARVQAPRVVHMLAANLTWLNGCINPVLYAAMNRQFRQAYGSVLRRGSQSFHRLR, from the coding sequence ATGTGGAACACCTCTGACGCCAACTTCTCCTGCTACCATGAGTCTGTGCTGGGATATCGTTACATTGCGGTTAGCTGGGGAATAGTGGTGGCTGTAACAGGCACCGTGGGCAACGTGCTCACACTGCTGGCCTTGGCCATCCAGCCCAAGCTCCGCACCCGCTTCAACTTGCTCATTGCCAACCTCACACTGGCTGATCTGCTCTACTGCACCTTGCTCCAGCCCTTCTCAGTGGACACCTACCTCCATCTGCACTGGCGCACTGGTGCCACCTTTTGCAGGGTTTTTGGGCTCCTCCTCTTTGCTTCCAACTCTGTCTCCATCCTCACCCTCTGCCTCATTGCACTGGGGCGTTACCTCCTGATCGCCCATCCTAAGCTCTTTCCCCGAGTTTTCAGTGCCAAGGGGGTAGTGCTGGCACTGGTGGGTACTTGGGTAGTAGCTGTGGCCAGTTTCGCCCCACTCTGGCGTATCTACATCTTGGTACCTGTAGTCTGCACCTGCAGCTTTGACCGCATCCGAGGCAGGCCCTACACCACCATCCTCATGGGCATCTACTTTGTGCTTGGACTCAGTAGTGTTGGCATTTTCTATTGCCTCATCCACCGCCAAGTGAAGCGAGCAGCGCAGGCACTGGACCGGTACAAGCTGCACCAGGCAAGTGTCCGCTCCAACCATGTGGCTGGGGTAGATGAAGCCATGCCTGGTCATTTCCAGGAGCTGGACAGTGGCCTGGCATCAGGAGGGCCCAGCGAGGGGATTTCATCTGAGCCAGTCAGTGCTGCCACCACCCAGACCCTGGAGGGGGGCTCATCTGAAGTGGGGGACCAGGGCAACAGCAAGGTAGCTAAGCAAATGGAAGAGAAAAGTCCTCCAGAAGCACCTGTCAAAGCCAGGCCAACCAAAGGAGCCCCAAAAGCCCAGGACTCCTCATCAGAGTTTGGGAAGGTGACTCGgatgtgttttgctgtgtttctCTGCTTTGCCCTGAGCTACATCCCCTTCTTGCTGCTCAACATCCTGGATGCCAGGGTCCAGGCTCCCCGGGTTGTCCACATGCTTGCTGCTAACCTCACCTGGCTCAATGGGTGCATCAACCCTGTGCTCTATGCAGCCATGAACCGCCAGTTCCGCCAAGCATATGGTTCCGTCCTAAGACGAGGGTCCCAAAGTTTCCACAGGCTCCGTTAG